The genomic interval CAGTCACAAAACGGATATACTTATACCTGGGCTCCAACAGTTGGATTAAGCGACTCAACTATTTCTAATCCAGTAGCAACCATTAATAACACAACGAATGGAGTAATTATGCAAGCATACCTGTTAACGGTCGGTGCGGTGGGCTGTTCTGATACAAATAGTGTTACGGTATCTGTTTATCCTGCTCCTTTGGCTCAGGTCGTTGCTCCGGTTAGTACCTGTGCGGGAACGCCTATAAATATTACCGGTAGTATTTCCGGGTCTGCCGCTTATGCTACCTGGCATTCCACAAGCGGAACCTTCGCTTCTCCCGATTCTCTGAATACCAACTTTACGCCTTCTGTTTCATCCGGTATAGCCTTAGCTTATTTAATTACAGATAATCCGCTGGGGCCTTGTCCGGCTGATACTGTTGTCTTGCAAATCACAGTTAATTCACCTCCTGTAGTAAGCGTTAATATAGATAGCCAAACAATCTGTAGCGGAGACAGCACAGATCCTGTTACGCTCTCTTCATCAACAACGGGGATGATTTATACTTGGACGGCTACCTCCTCAGGCGGTGTTACTGGATTTATTTCTAGTGGAACTGACTCCATCATACCGGCACAAAGATTAGTTAACAACGGGAACGCTGTTGCAACTGTTCTTTATTCCATTACTTCTTCTTCCAGCAATTGTGGAGGAATACCAATAACTTTTACCATCCGAGTTAATCCTATTCCAACTCTGTCGCTTCCCGCCCCGCAGATTATCTGCACAGGAGATACCACAACAATAATCTATCTGTCATCTACACCTTCCGGTGGTTCTTTTAGTTGGACTTCATCAAATGACAGCAATATTTTGGGCAACATCGCTTCGGGCACCGGTAATATTCCGGCCCATATTCTTCAAAACAATAAGACAACGGCAGATACGGTTATCTATCATATCACTCCATCGGTCAATGGATGCGAAGGTTCTATCACAAACTATCTGGTGATTGTTAATCCTAAAGCTGTTTTAACAACCCCTCCGGCCACTCAAACTATTTGTTCCGGGCAAAGCACTTCACCGGTTAACCTCACATCAACATCTGTTGGAAGTAGTGTAACATGGCAGGCCTTTGTTCCTGATAATATTACCGGAGCCATTCATTCAGGAAGTGGAGTGATTCCTGCTCAAACTCTTTTCAACAGCATTGCGGACTCCGCGTCGAGCATACTGTATATTCAATATTCTATTTCCATCCTCTCAAATATTTCGGGATGTGGCACAACGAATAGTTCCTATTCTATAGGAGTCAGGCCAATACCTCAGATTGATTTTGACATTACCGGCACCGGTGGTTGTTCTCCATTGAATAGTTATATTCTTCCTAAAACATCTCATTTTTCAACCGCCGACTCATTGACAATCAATTGGGGCGATGGGACATCCAATGCGGTGATATATCCGAAACTCAATAAGCCGATCTGGTCACCTGTGCAACATTCATTCTATAACAACAACAGCGATCCAGTGACTTACCAAGTATCTATGATTGTGCATTCGGCCTGTTTAGACACCACCATTCGTCGCCCCGTTACGGTTTCTCCGGGTAGCGTGAACGCATTTTTCACCTCAAGCCCCAGCACCGGCTGTGAGCCTTTAACCGTTACCTTTCAAGACCAATCATCTAATGGAGCCCTCCTCAGTTGGTGTTTCGATTATGATTTGGTGAATAAACAATGTAACAGCGGAGGGAAAGTGACTCCAGCAGGATCAGCAGTCTCCCATACTTTTGCTGCAGGTACACATACAATAGCTCTCTATGCAGCACAGGGTGCAGGTTGTGCGCAGGATACTATTTATCAAACCATTTACGTTAGTCCCTCGCCCGTGGCTTCATTTATCCCCTCTAATAACCTTTGTGCTCAAACTGAAATTAGTTTCACCAGTTCCTCTACTTCGCCCCCAGGATCTTTCCTCAGTCAGTATCAGTGGAATTTCGGTGATGGAGCCTCTTCTTTATCTATTAATCCAGTTCATGAATATGGAATGGCAGGAACTTACAACGTCTGTCTAACTGCTACCTCCAGTTCCGGTTGCTATGACTCTATCTGTCAACCGGTTACGATTGTTAATCGACCGGAGGTCAACTTCGAGATGCAAAATCTCTGTGTGAATACCCAAGACAAGGCTTTTCAGAACCTGAGTTCCGGTGCCGAGTTTTATCAATGGTATTTTGGAGATAATACCTCGTCTGCGGCTGTTAGTCCACTGCATCCATACCAAGTTGCGGGAACTTACAGCGTCATGTTGGTTGGTTCCACCCAAACTTGTAGCGATACTGTAAGACGTAGTGTTACCATCTATCCTCTTCCTGAAGCTTCTTTTACTATACCGGTTGAATTCGGATGTGGTTTGCCAGCATACCTCACACTAAAAAACACTTCTAAAGGGGCCATAGGTTACCAATGGGATTTTGGCGATGGAAATAGTTCTACATTCCCTGAACCTATAGCCACCTATGTCGCAGAAGGAGCTTATATAATCTCATTAATAGCCACGAATAATTTCAACTGTTCCGACACCACACAATTGCCCGTTTCCATTCATCCTTCTCCAACTATAGAATCGGCTCAAATTCTTCCTTACAGTGGTTGTCAGCCTGTTAATGTTCGCGTAAACGTGACAGCAGCCAACGCTAAACTTTTTGTTTGGGATTTTGGTGATGGAACTTCTGTGCAGGGAACATCACCTAATGTTGCTCATCTTTATGAAGACGCCGGAACTTACACCATCGTTATCCGTGCCTATTCTTATAGCGATTGTGGCGATACGCTCTCAATGGCCGATACCGTAAAGGTTTATATCCGTCCCGTTGCCGACTTTGATTATGAAACAGACGAAAACCAACAACCTGCTACCGGCACCGTAAACTTCACTAACTCCTCACTGCATAGCACTTCATACCTTTGGAATTTCAGTGATGGATTTACCTCGACTGAAGAAAATCCGGCGCATACTTTCCCTGATGTGAACCAGTTTGATGTGATGTTGGTAGCCTCCACTCCTCACGGATGCAGCGACACCGCCTATAAAAATATAGATGTAATCAAGAAAACACTATTTGTACCCAATGCCTTTGCTCCGGACTTCAATTCAGGTAATGACCTAGTAAAAGTGTGGAAACCTGCCGGTGTTGGAATGAGGGAATATCATGCCCAGATATTTAATAAATGGGGCGAATTGCTTTGGGAGTCATACTTGCTTGATGAAAATTTTGAACCGGCCGAAGGCTGGGACGGAAAATATCAGGGCAAGGATTGCCAACAAGATGTGTACGTTTGGAAAATCGAAGCTGTATTCCTTGATGGCAGCCGATGGAATGGCATGCGCTATCCGAAAGAGAAAATGCGTAAAAGCATCGGTTCTGTAACGCTTATCAGATAGCATTTATCAGCCCCACGTGAATTTAGGGTATTGAATAGGAAGGTACTAAAACAGCGACCTCGTATCGCTATTTGTTCTTTTTCATTTCCTCCGAGTCAAAAGGGTGTAGGCGATAATAAGATGGAAGTGATTTGGAGGACAGCATGTTTTCTTTCAATGGTTCGTTAATCTGGAAGGCAGTTAGTTGATATTTTTCGGATTGTCGCAAAGTATCATTTCCCAAAATGGCTACTAGTTCAACCGAATAGGCAAGAGGAACATAATCATCTGATTTGATCCAAAAGTGAAATTCATTGCTTATAACCCTTAGCTCCACGCCTCCTTTATCTTTCAGCATCCGGGTAAGCCGTATATGATGAGTAGTCTTACCTGAAATCATTTCATCACCTATCCAGTCCACGGTTTCGCGCTTGTCATACTCGTCTATATGTTCGGTCAAAGGATAACTGGATGGAGAGGCAAAAGGAAGGTACAATTCTGCTTGCCTGACTAAACGTTGCACTTCATCTTCCCATGCGTATACTTGGTAGTAGGTAGCGATGCTATCGGCAACATTGGCAGAAATAAATTCCTCTCCGGTATAAATGCTGCGGCGTTCTTCATTCAACCCAGAATATTGAATCAGATGAAAAAAGCAACCAGAAATCGAATCCATGGGGTGCTTTTCAAAATAGCAGTGATACGTCTTTACAATGGTATCATTGGTTAACAGAAACTTTCTGTAAGACACGGCTTCATAATAGCCGACCTTAATATCTTGGCATGTTTTGAACGATTTAATAAGTATCTCTGCTTGCTTCGATGATGTGGGGGAAAAATCCTTTTCTAATGACCAT from Bacteroidota bacterium carries:
- a CDS encoding PKD domain-containing protein, which gives rise to METKHLRQSILLIILSFVLPFGKNVFSQCSVSAGSNKSICPGASVTLKAVSNNGNPGSYSWTSNPAGFTANTKNITVSPSVATKYMLHSTGNGCNSYDTVQVSIYSPPAEPVFTYSMDTSCSGTMVNFSTPAQSGVSFTWSFGDGGSGTGNNVSHSYHSVGNGPSSFTVVVTATGNHGCTESHTIVISIPQNTAALLQPGAGVDSSTFNGALTFFICAAAAQQAAMFSFVNGSASSADYTTKIIWGDTSAPYVNSTGWTNVSHIYRRGIFNLVYIVSNNITGCTDTTFYKVFYGSNPAGGIASPGNTDICGPDWLTFSLYNFQNNTAGTIYTVAFSDSTPPLIFNHPPPDSISHYFERSSCGFSSSNGITNFPNSFSASLTIENPCGLTAGSVVPIYVSLRPEADFSYGNVCVNSPSVFTNTSQNGMAAGNSACNQQTPIIWSITPDTGWTVTSGNMGKDNGYVDNNFNPALWTSGSNTLSVSFTAAGNYQFQIIAGNKCSTDTTGKLVCVSAPAETAFSLSTLTGCAPLFDSVVNITPPPPGCSVPSFEWSIVQNNSTCTGSGLNFEYLNGTNPDSSTTYLRFNNEGTYNIQLNATNVCGTYSSIKTVVVKTKPQIGITIPPTTCFGQSVAPTANVLSCGGNISDYTWSFPGGTPASSTSQNPGMINYPVSGQYAVSLSAQNECGIVSTNKSVNIDTIPMAMAGNDQQICSAANTQIGSTPLNGLTYSWSPIVGLSSSSVANPVVSIINNGVAPISQTYYLTVSNPGNCSSTDSVVITVYPAATVNAGPDVSICSGQSISLNGAFGGVASSITWTSNNAGTFSDSSSIVSSFTPLFTTGQATLTITTNDPTGPCPAAIHSMNLTMVAPPTANAGNDVAICSGSSVQIGTQSQNGYTYTWAPTVGLSDSTISNPVATINNTTNGVIMQAYLLTVGAVGCSDTNSVTVSVYPAPLAQVVAPVSTCAGTPINITGSISGSAAYATWHSTSGTFASPDSLNTNFTPSVSSGIALAYLITDNPLGPCPADTVVLQITVNSPPVVSVNIDSQTICSGDSTDPVTLSSSTTGMIYTWTATSSGGVTGFISSGTDSIIPAQRLVNNGNAVATVLYSITSSSSNCGGIPITFTIRVNPIPTLSLPAPQIICTGDTTTIIYLSSTPSGGSFSWTSSNDSNILGNIASGTGNIPAHILQNNKTTADTVIYHITPSVNGCEGSITNYLVIVNPKAVLTTPPATQTICSGQSTSPVNLTSTSVGSSVTWQAFVPDNITGAIHSGSGVIPAQTLFNSIADSASSILYIQYSISILSNISGCGTTNSSYSIGVRPIPQIDFDITGTGGCSPLNSYILPKTSHFSTADSLTINWGDGTSNAVIYPKLNKPIWSPVQHSFYNNNSDPVTYQVSMIVHSACLDTTIRRPVTVSPGSVNAFFTSSPSTGCEPLTVTFQDQSSNGALLSWCFDYDLVNKQCNSGGKVTPAGSAVSHTFAAGTHTIALYAAQGAGCAQDTIYQTIYVSPSPVASFIPSNNLCAQTEISFTSSSTSPPGSFLSQYQWNFGDGASSLSINPVHEYGMAGTYNVCLTATSSSGCYDSICQPVTIVNRPEVNFEMQNLCVNTQDKAFQNLSSGAEFYQWYFGDNTSSAAVSPLHPYQVAGTYSVMLVGSTQTCSDTVRRSVTIYPLPEASFTIPVEFGCGLPAYLTLKNTSKGAIGYQWDFGDGNSSTFPEPIATYVAEGAYIISLIATNNFNCSDTTQLPVSIHPSPTIESAQILPYSGCQPVNVRVNVTAANAKLFVWDFGDGTSVQGTSPNVAHLYEDAGTYTIVIRAYSYSDCGDTLSMADTVKVYIRPVADFDYETDENQQPATGTVNFTNSSLHSTSYLWNFSDGFTSTEENPAHTFPDVNQFDVMLVASTPHGCSDTAYKNIDVIKKTLFVPNAFAPDFNSGNDLVKVWKPAGVGMREYHAQIFNKWGELLWESYLLDENFEPAEGWDGKYQGKDCQQDVYVWKIEAVFLDGSRWNGMRYPKEKMRKSIGSVTLIR
- a CDS encoding DUF2092 domain-containing protein, with product MKSSLIILQLFLTVSLLNAQWSLEKDFSPTSSKQAEILIKSFKTCQDIKVGYYEAVSYRKFLLTNDTIVKTYHCYFEKHPMDSISGCFFHLIQYSGLNEERRSIYTGEEFISANVADSIATYYQVYAWEDEVQRLVRQAELYLPFASPSSYPLTEHIDEYDKRETVDWIGDEMISGKTTHHIRLTRMLKDKGGVELRVISNEFHFWIKSDDYVPLAYSVELVAILGNDTLRQSEKYQLTAFQINEPLKENMLSSKSLPSYYRLHPFDSEEMKKNK